A region of Drosophila mauritiana strain mau12 chromosome 3L, ASM438214v1, whole genome shotgun sequence DNA encodes the following proteins:
- the LOC117139897 gene encoding ubiquitin carboxyl-terminal hydrolase 5 → MEELRKHLSKVNVPCVSGAGGPPIYKDECVYSYDNPETPTGLYVCLHSFLGFGEAYVREYANKTGNRIFLHIQRVKTIKEGADMDADAESEAGPERKITRLAIGVEGGYNESDMAKKYEIKDTYSIVVAPDLDKKLPYPDPELPMRVTQSVEAILAADSAIAKLEKATLMGTWDGEVRQASKYAENLQQLDNGKRIPPSGWQCEKCDLTNNLWLNLTDGSIMCGRKFFDGSGGNDHAVEHYRVTGFPLAVKLGTITADGKSDVFSYPEDEMVLDPHLERHLSHFGINMAAMKKSEKSMVELELDINQRIGEWSALTESESELQPVAGPGYTGMRNLGNSCYINSVMQVLFVIPDFQQRFVGTGAERYFSEFPSDPANDFNIQMAKLGTGLQSGKYSSIAENTLDTDHITGISPAMFKNIVGKNHPDFSTKQQQDANDFYLHLLTLLDRNSRNQTNPADALKFLLEDRVECLASRKVKYRTREEYSFRLPVPLDKATNLDEVREFQERKKAARESGQRLPDRDIVRHKVPLQACLESFFGPELIEQFYSTAIDGKTNAKKITRLATMPDCLMIHVGKFTLGDDWVPKKLDVSVDMPDELDLSNWRSAGGLQPGEEALPEPAAEEVKFAFDEAVMSELLTMGFPPEACKRACYHTKNSGLEAASNWLMEHIADEDISEPFVVPNNSIGDCAANQFVANPESLAMLMSMGFDERQAVAALKATDGNVERATDWIFSHADSISVDEAAPAANSSAAAASSAPNKTDYRDGRGKYRLVGFISHMGTSAQVGHYVCHIRKKGEWVIFNDSKVAKSQNPPKDLGYLYLYMREQ, encoded by the exons ATGGAGGAACTACGCAAGCATTTATCCAAGGTGAACGTGCCCTGCGTATCCGGGGCGGGCGGTCCTCCCATCTACAAAGACGAGTGCGTCTACTCCTACGACAATCCCGAGACGCCCACCGGTTTGTACGTGTGCCTGCACAGCTTTTTGGGCTTCGGCGAGGCGTACGTGCGGGAGTATGCCAACAAGACCGGCAACCGGATATTCCTCCACATCCAGCGGGTGAAGACGATCAAGGAGGGCGCCGATATGGATGCCGATGCGGAGTCGGAGGCTGGACCGGAACGGAAGATCACCCGCCTGGCCATAGGCGTCGAGGGCGGCTACAACGAGTCGGACATGGCCAAGAAGTACGAGATCAAGGACACGTACAGCATCGTGGTGGCCCCCGATCTGGACAAGAAGCTGCCCTATCCGGATCCGGAGCTGCCCATGCGTGTCACCCAATCGGTGGAGGCGATCCTTGCTGCCGACTCGGCAATTGCCAAGTTGGAGAAGGCCACGCTAATGG GCACCTGGGATGGTGAAGTGCGTCAGGCGTCGAAGTACGCAGAGAACCTGCAGCAGCTGGATAATGGCAAGAGGATTCCTCCATCCGGCTGGCAGTGCGAGAAGTGCGATTTGACCAACAACCTCTGGCTTAATCTGACCGATGGTTCGATCATGTGCGGACGCAAGTTCTTCGACGGCAGTGGCGGCAACGATCACGCCGTGGAGCACTACAGGGTGACAGGTTTCCCGCTGGCGGTGAAACTGGGCACCATCACCGCTGATGGCAAGTCGGATGTGTTCTCCTACCCGGAGGATGAAATGGTACTCGATCCACACCTAGAGCGCCATCTCTCCCACTTTGGCATCAACATGGCGGCGATGAAGAAGAGCGAGAAGTCGATGGTGGAGCTAGAGCTGGACATTAACCAGCGCATCGGCGAGTGGTCGGCGCTTACGGAGAGCGAAAGTGAGCTGCAGCctgttgctggtcctggataCACTGGCATGCGCAATCTGGGCAACTCCTGCTACATCAACAGCGTGATGCAAGTGCTCTTCGTCATCCCAGACTTCCAGCAGCGGTTCGTGGGCACAGGAGCGGAACGCTATTTCAGCGAGTTCCCCAGCGACCCGGCCAACGACTTCAACATTCAAATGGCCAAGCTGGGAACTGGTCTGCAGTCCGGAAAGTACAGCAGTATTGCCGAGAACACTCTGGACACCGATCACATCACCGGAATATCGCCGGCCATGTTTAAGAACATTGTGGGCAAGAATCACCCAGATttcagcaccaaacagcagCAGGATGCCAACGATTTCTATCTGCATTTGCTCACCCTGCTGGACAGGAATTCGCGGAACCAAACAAATCCCGCAGATGCTCTAAAGTTCCTGCTGGAGGATCGCGTTGAGTGTCTGGCCAGCCGCAAGGTGAAGTACAGGACCCGCGAGGAATACAGTTTCCGTCTGCCTGTTCCGTTGGACAAGGCCACCAATCTGGATGAGGTGCGGGAGTTCCAGGAGCGTAAGAAGGCGGCCCGCGAGAGTGGACAACGGCTACCGGATCGCGACATCGTGAGGCACAAGGTGCCTCTACAGGCCTGCCTGGAAAGCTTCTTCGGCCCGGAGCTGATCGAGCAATTCTACTCCACTGCCATCGATGGCAAGACGAATGCCAAGAAAATCACGCGATTGGCCACCATGCCCGACTGCCTGATGATTCACGTGGGAAAGTTTACGCTGGGCGACGACTGGGTGCCCAAAAAACTGGACGTTTCCGTAGACATGCCCGATGAACTGGATCTAAGCAATTGGCGTTCTGCTGGTGGCTTGCAGCCCGGTGAGGAGGCTCTTCCCGAGCCCGCCGCTGAGGAGGTGAAGTTTGCATTTGACGAGGCGGTCATGTCCGAGTTGCTGACCATGGGATTTCCGCCGGAAGCCTGCAAGCGTGCTTGCTATCACACGAAAAACAGCGGGCTGGAGGCAGCCTCCAACTGGTTGATGGAGCACATCGCCGACGAGGATATCTCGGAGCCCTTTGTGGTGCCGAACAACAGCATTGGAGACTGCGCCGCCAACCAGTTTGTGGCCAATCCCGAGAGCCTGGCCATGCTCATGAGCATGGGCTTCGACGAACGACAGGCGGTGGCTGCTCTGAAGGCGACCGATGGCAACGTGGAGCGCGCCACCGACTGGATCTTCTCGCACGCCGATTCAATTAGTGTCGACGAAGCTGCCCCCGCTGCAAATTCATCAGCTGCAGCGGCGTCCTCGGCGCCCAATAAGACCGACTACCGCGATGGCCGCGGCAAGTACCGCCTGGTGGGATTCATTTCACACATGGGCACCTCCGCCCAGGTGGGACACTACGTTTGTCACATACGCAAGAAGGGCGAATGGGTGATCTTCAACGACAGCAAGGTGGCCAAGTCGCAGAACCCGCCCAAGGACCTCGGCTATCTGTATCTCTATATGCGCGAACAGTAG